A window of Hymenobacter siberiensis genomic DNA:
TCACCAATTTGCCCGAGCTGGCCATTACTGTGAGCGCCGCGCTGGGCGGCCATTTGGACATCGCCACCGGCAATATTCTCGGCGGCATTGCCATCCAGACGGTGGTGCTGGTGTTGCTCGACGTATTTGGGCTGGGCCGGCAGGACGCGCTCACGTACCGGGCCGCCTCGCTGGTGCTTGTGCTCGAAGGCCTGCTCGTGCTAGCAGTGCTGGCCGTGGCCGTGCTCGGCAGCCAGCTGCCCGATACGGCTATCGTGGCACGGGTGCCACCCGCGGCCCTGCTCATTTTCGGGCTGTGGGTAGCGGGCTTGTGGCTGGTTGGCAAAGCGCGGAAAGACTTGCCCTGGCAAGCCCTGGGCACTGCCCCGCCCGGCGGCCGGCCGGAACCGAAAGGGACTGCGAAGCCTAAAAAAGATGAAAAGGCCCAGCAGAAACCGGGGAGTACCACCCAGACCATCCTGGTTTTTGTGGCGGCCGCCGGGGTGACGCTGGTTGCGGGGGTCGTGTTGGAGAGCAGCGGCGACGCCATCGCCGGGCACCTGGGCATGAGCGGCGTGCTGTTTGGCTCGACCGTGCTGGCCGCGGCCACTTCGCTGCCGGAGGTGTCTACCGGGCTGGCCTCCATCAGGCTCGGCGACTACCAGCTAGCCGTCAGCGACATCTTTGGCGGCAATGCCTTTCTGCCGGTGCTGTTTCTGCTGGCCAGCGTGATTTCGGGCCAGGCAGTGTTGCCCCACGCCGGCAAAACAGACCTCTATCTGACCGGTTTAGGCATGCTGCTCACTTGCGTGTACCTCTTTGGCTTACTCTTCCGCCCGCGCCGGCAGGTGGCAGGCATGGGCCTCGATTCGCTGCTGGTACTCGTGTTCTACGCGCTCGGCGTAGTGGGGCTGATTGTTATCAGTGGCCACCACTAAGCAGCGGCAGTACGTTTACCAAGACTGGCCTTGGTTAAAAGTTTGGTCCAAAAGTTATACTCGTCACGAATTACTTTGCGAATCCAGGACGTGAAATTTGAGCCGCATACAGGACGCGAGTTCGGGGCCAAACTCGTCGAGTCGGTCAAAGAAATCGAGGACGGCGGTTTTAAACTGGCCCTTGGTGCGGTAAAAGGCGGTGTTGATGATTTTCTGGCGCAGAAACTTCCAGAGGCGTTCAATCAGGTTCAGGTTGGGCGAATACGGCGGCAAGAAGACCTGCACGAGGCGCTTATCGGTCAGCCAGGCGTTGAGGGCCTTATTTTGGTAGTAGCGGGCGTTGGCGCAGATAACGTGTACCGGGCCTTGCGGGTGGGCGGCGAGCCGTTTCTCGTAGAGCCGCTGGGTGCTTTGGGCATTGACGCAGTCGGTTTCGTCGAGGTGGACCTGGGTG
This region includes:
- a CDS encoding sodium:calcium antiporter, giving the protein MFAHLSLPLLLLAFVAAGVAVWIAGIYLSNTTDVLSSRFGLGQALGGLLLLAIVTNLPELAITVSAALGGHLDIATGNILGGIAIQTVVLVLLDVFGLGRQDALTYRAASLVLVLEGLLVLAVLAVAVLGSQLPDTAIVARVPPAALLIFGLWVAGLWLVGKARKDLPWQALGTAPPGGRPEPKGTAKPKKDEKAQQKPGSTTQTILVFVAAAGVTLVAGVVLESSGDAIAGHLGMSGVLFGSTVLAAATSLPEVSTGLASIRLGDYQLAVSDIFGGNAFLPVLFLLASVISGQAVLPHAGKTDLYLTGLGMLLTCVYLFGLLFRPRRQVAGMGLDSLLVLVFYALGVVGLIVISGHH
- a CDS encoding IS630 family transposase codes for the protein MTTAVPCQADAAAQTAFLTDTLAPLLEAAAAGDAVVYFADAAHPTHNTRATHVWTETGKERPLLTVSGRERVNRNAARNAHCPTQVHLDETDCVNAQSTQRLYEKRLAAHPQGPVHVICANARYYQNKALNAWLTDKRLVQVFLPPYSPNLNLIERLWKFLRQKIINTAFYRTKGQFKTAVLDFFDRLDEFGPELASCMRLKFHVLDSQSNS